In Zhaonella formicivorans, one DNA window encodes the following:
- a CDS encoding TerC family protein produces the protein MDFAMLLEYAWVLLVLVGLEGILAADNALVMAIMVKHLPEERRKKALFYGLAGAFAFRFASLFIISFLVDVWQVQAIGAVYLIFLSVNHIVKKYFRHKEKQEILENNQGSGFWMTVLKVELADIAFAVDSILAAVALAMTLPDTPLPAIGGLDGGKFLVILAGGFLGLVIMRFAATYFVNLLHRKPGLETAAFLIVGWVGIKLAVYTLSHPEVAILATKFAKSAAWKVTFWMVLLLIAVGGWFLSKEEKIKPEAARKPASPRKNK, from the coding sequence ATGGATTTCGCAATGTTACTTGAATATGCCTGGGTTTTACTGGTTCTTGTAGGGTTAGAAGGAATTCTAGCAGCCGATAACGCCCTGGTTATGGCCATTATGGTTAAGCATCTCCCGGAAGAAAGAAGAAAAAAAGCCCTGTTTTATGGATTAGCGGGAGCTTTTGCATTTAGATTTGCTTCTTTGTTTATCATTTCTTTTCTGGTTGATGTCTGGCAGGTTCAGGCCATCGGAGCAGTATACCTGATCTTTTTAAGCGTAAATCATATAGTTAAAAAATACTTCAGACATAAAGAAAAGCAGGAAATTTTGGAGAACAACCAAGGTTCTGGTTTTTGGATGACTGTGTTAAAAGTAGAATTAGCGGATATTGCTTTTGCTGTGGATTCCATACTGGCCGCCGTAGCCTTGGCTATGACTTTGCCCGATACTCCTTTACCTGCTATAGGCGGCTTGGATGGCGGAAAGTTTCTGGTTATACTCGCCGGAGGATTTCTGGGACTGGTGATTATGCGTTTTGCAGCCACGTATTTTGTTAATTTGCTCCACCGTAAGCCAGGTTTAGAGACTGCTGCCTTCCTGATAGTGGGATGGGTTGGAATCAAGCTGGCAGTTTATACCCTTTCCCACCCTGAAGTAGCGATTTTAGCCACTAAATTTGCTAAATCTGCAGCTTGGAAAGTCACCTTCTGGATGGTATTATTACTAATAGCTGTTGGTGGATGGTTTTTATCGAAAGAAGAAAAGATTAAACCTGAAGCAGCAAGAAAACCAGCTAGCCCAAGAAAAAATAAATAA
- a CDS encoding FAD-binding oxidoreductase: MGNTQLGKDLIAMLGKDKVLTDDLDLMYYSYDSSFLARNRKFMPDAVVTPRSTEEVAQIMRFAFTNNIPVTPRGAGTGETCGAVPAKGGIVLDLSTWNTIEEIDIANMQAIVRPGVIHDELNQELAKHGLFFPPDPGSTRMCTLGGMVANNSSGLRAVKYGTTEQYVLGLEVVLPDGRVITTGGMKAKAIKNVSGMNLTKLFVGSEGTLGVITKIRLRVWPKPKARGILMAVFSDLEQAPAAVLDVYQDGILPSGIEILDESAIKAVNMYKPEIALPDAQAILLFELDGNPASVEYEGNRLVEIVGKRASHVEWSTEPKRMAQLWQGRSVVATAAARVREDGSRIFAGEDISVPLSRVTEALKKIRAVAQKYGIGVVNYGHIGDGNVHTAPVIDPENPAEIAQANKLVDEIHRLAVDLEGSTTGEHGVGLVRAPYARLEHGEAVNIMAAIKRALDPKGIMNPGKLFLTEEEADNVSPTSGSSRSA; encoded by the coding sequence ATGGGAAATACACAGTTAGGCAAAGACCTGATTGCCATGCTCGGCAAAGATAAAGTGCTTACAGACGACCTGGATTTGATGTATTACTCCTATGACAGTTCGTTCCTGGCCCGTAACCGAAAATTCATGCCTGACGCCGTAGTGACGCCCCGTTCTACGGAAGAGGTTGCTCAAATCATGCGCTTCGCCTTTACAAATAACATTCCTGTCACTCCCCGGGGTGCAGGTACCGGGGAAACCTGCGGCGCTGTTCCGGCCAAGGGAGGAATCGTTTTAGACCTTTCCACCTGGAATACCATCGAAGAAATTGACATTGCTAATATGCAAGCAATAGTCCGCCCCGGAGTAATTCACGATGAACTAAACCAGGAGCTGGCTAAACACGGTCTCTTTTTCCCGCCTGATCCGGGAAGCACCCGCATGTGTACTCTGGGGGGCATGGTAGCCAACAACTCCAGCGGGCTAAGGGCAGTAAAATACGGCACCACCGAGCAGTACGTGCTGGGGCTGGAAGTTGTTTTGCCTGATGGACGGGTTATCACCACCGGAGGTATGAAAGCCAAAGCCATCAAAAATGTTTCCGGCATGAATCTCACCAAGCTTTTTGTGGGCAGCGAAGGTACCCTGGGAGTAATAACCAAGATCCGCTTGCGGGTCTGGCCCAAACCCAAAGCCAGGGGAATTCTGATGGCTGTTTTCTCCGATTTGGAACAAGCCCCTGCGGCAGTATTGGATGTTTACCAGGATGGAATTCTCCCCTCGGGTATTGAAATCCTGGATGAATCGGCCATTAAGGCCGTAAACATGTACAAGCCTGAAATCGCCTTGCCGGACGCTCAGGCTATACTTCTTTTTGAATTGGACGGCAATCCCGCCAGCGTGGAATATGAGGGCAACCGTTTAGTGGAAATCGTGGGGAAAAGGGCCTCCCATGTTGAATGGTCCACAGAACCTAAAAGAATGGCCCAGCTTTGGCAAGGCCGTAGCGTGGTTGCCACTGCCGCTGCCCGTGTGCGGGAAGACGGGAGCCGGATTTTTGCCGGAGAAGATATCAGCGTCCCCTTGTCCAGAGTTACTGAAGCCCTGAAAAAAATCAGGGCTGTGGCACAAAAGTACGGCATCGGAGTGGTCAATTACGGTCATATCGGTGACGGCAATGTCCATACCGCCCCTGTCATCGACCCGGAAAACCCGGCAGAAATTGCCCAGGCCAATAAACTGGTTGACGAAATTCACCGTCTGGCAGTGGACTTGGAAGGTTCAACCACCGGTGAACACGGGGTTGGCCTGGTCAGGGCGCCTTACGCCCGCTTGGAACACGGGGAAGCAGTGAATATAATGGCAGCTATCAAACGGGCACTGGACCCCAAAGGCATTATGAATCCCGGCAAACTTTTCCTGACAGAGGAGGAAGCAGACAATGTTTCACCAACTTCCGGTAGTTCGCGATCAGCTTAA
- a CDS encoding SdpI family protein, which produces MNNLKKDWLLWLVLVSLFVIGFIFYPQLPDRVPMHWNASGEVDGYGSRFAGAFGMPLLTLGIYLLFVILPQVDPRRQNYDKFAAVYELLKWAIILFLAVMYFVTLTAGLGFAPNVGLITKLGVGILLVILGNYFGKLRHNYFVGIKTPWTLANEEVWVKTHRFAGPLWMLAGLVFIITAFFDHPATFWVAMGGIFLASILSVVYSFWLFRRLS; this is translated from the coding sequence ATGAATAACCTGAAAAAAGACTGGCTGTTATGGTTAGTGCTCGTAAGTTTGTTTGTGATTGGGTTCATCTTCTACCCGCAGCTCCCCGACCGAGTGCCTATGCACTGGAACGCTTCCGGGGAAGTGGACGGTTACGGTTCCAGGTTCGCGGGGGCCTTTGGCATGCCTTTACTAACCTTGGGTATTTATCTGCTCTTCGTGATCCTCCCCCAAGTTGATCCGCGAAGACAGAATTATGACAAGTTCGCAGCAGTCTATGAGCTCTTGAAATGGGCAATTATCCTTTTTCTTGCAGTCATGTACTTTGTGACCCTGACCGCCGGGCTTGGCTTTGCACCAAATGTGGGGCTAATCACAAAATTAGGCGTTGGCATACTGCTGGTGATTTTAGGCAACTACTTTGGGAAATTGCGTCATAACTATTTCGTGGGAATTAAAACCCCTTGGACATTGGCCAACGAGGAAGTATGGGTTAAAACTCATCGCTTTGCAGGTCCGTTATGGATGTTGGCCGGTTTAGTTTTCATTATTACAGCCTTTTTCGACCACCCTGCCACTTTTTGGGTTGCTATGGGAGGAATCTTTTTAGCCTCTATATTAAGTGTAGTTTATTCCTTTTGGTTGTTTCGCAGGTTGTCTTGA
- a CDS encoding beta-class carbonic anhydrase — MNILEKILEANRHFVENLPKEFAGSSHEAISKIPSRQLAIFTCMDTRLVEFLEPAMGIKRGEAKVIKNAGNSVTGPFEATIRSLVVGIFELGVKEVMVVGHKDCGIANATAEGLIEKMLQRGISPDAIKMIEDELTAWLDQFHHPEDNVQKVVAKIRSNPLIPDDVPIHGLIFDPHSGKLEVLVNGYQETKQP, encoded by the coding sequence ATGAATATACTGGAAAAAATATTAGAAGCTAACAGGCATTTTGTAGAAAATCTGCCCAAAGAATTTGCCGGCTCTTCCCATGAGGCAATCAGCAAAATCCCCAGCCGCCAGTTAGCCATTTTTACCTGTATGGACACCCGGCTGGTGGAATTTTTGGAGCCTGCCATGGGCATTAAACGGGGGGAAGCCAAAGTAATCAAAAATGCAGGTAACTCTGTAACCGGCCCCTTTGAAGCCACTATCCGCAGCTTAGTAGTTGGCATTTTTGAACTGGGTGTAAAAGAAGTGATGGTTGTAGGCCATAAGGACTGCGGAATTGCCAACGCAACTGCCGAGGGACTGATAGAAAAAATGTTGCAACGGGGGATCTCGCCGGACGCAATCAAAATGATCGAGGACGAGCTGACAGCCTGGCTTGATCAATTTCACCATCCGGAGGACAATGTGCAAAAAGTAGTTGCCAAAATTAGAAGTAACCCCCTAATCCCCGACGACGTACCGATTCATGGTCTTATTTTTGATCCCCATTCAGGCAAACTGGAAGTTCTGGTCAACGGGTATCAAGAAACAAAACAACCGTAA
- a CDS encoding thiamine pyrophosphate-dependent enzyme translates to MHRLAERPTLLVDRAFHYCPGCTHGIIHRLVAEVLEELQLADRTIGIASVGCSVLAYEYFDLDMQQAAHGRAPAVATGIKRFLPDSVVFTYQGDGDLASIGMAEIIHAAARGEAITVIFVNNTLYGMTGGQLAPTTLLEQKSTTSPQGRKAEREGHPIKVIELLSTLAGPGFLARTAVHTPAQVLKTRKAIKEAFLAQLDKCFALVEILSTCPTNWKLSPVESVEWVEKQMLPVYPLVKLERSDDGTWLKTQL, encoded by the coding sequence TTGCACAGATTAGCTGAGAGACCAACGCTATTAGTTGACCGTGCCTTCCACTACTGTCCCGGTTGTACCCATGGCATCATTCACAGGCTGGTGGCAGAAGTGCTGGAAGAACTTCAACTGGCCGATAGAACCATTGGCATCGCTTCTGTGGGCTGTTCAGTTTTAGCTTATGAATACTTTGACTTGGATATGCAGCAAGCCGCCCATGGTCGGGCCCCGGCTGTGGCCACCGGGATTAAAAGATTTTTACCTGATTCGGTCGTTTTTACTTACCAAGGAGACGGCGACCTGGCTTCCATCGGCATGGCGGAAATTATTCATGCCGCCGCCAGGGGTGAAGCCATAACTGTGATTTTTGTCAACAACACTTTATACGGAATGACGGGAGGGCAGCTTGCCCCCACAACCTTGTTGGAACAAAAGTCTACTACCTCCCCCCAGGGGAGAAAGGCTGAACGGGAAGGTCATCCCATCAAGGTAATTGAACTGCTGTCCACTTTAGCAGGTCCGGGGTTTCTTGCCAGGACAGCAGTCCATACCCCTGCACAGGTGCTTAAGACCAGAAAAGCCATTAAAGAAGCATTCCTGGCCCAACTGGACAAATGTTTTGCCCTGGTAGAAATTCTTTCCACCTGTCCTACCAATTGGAAGCTCAGTCCCGTGGAATCCGTGGAATGGGTGGAAAAACAAATGCTGCCTGTTTATCCTTTAGTAAAACTGGAGCGGAGTGATGACGGAACATGGCTAAAAACTCAACTCTAA
- a CDS encoding MFS transporter, with product MNGKEPLWTKNFMLICLTNLLLFGSFYFLLPTLPVFIAEVLKGDESKIGLIIGALSLTAVLVRPLAGFLLDAVGRKQVLFFALISFALAMGAYNFVNSLVLLFLLRVLHGIAWGFASTGAGTIAADVVPPARRGEGLGYYGLSNTLAMAVGPSLGFYILNHAGFSSLFIGSFLIAVLAWVSMLGISYQVPTAGRERRGINLESFVEPKVFSVSGIMFFIAVVYGGIISFITLLGKEIGIANSGSYFLIYALVLLFIRPYAGNAFDKKGPLKIMPLGFAAIALSFVLLFLARGILLFALSAIAMGIGFGIVQPTAMAMAINSVAPLRRGAANGTILSAFDLGIAVGSFLLGVLAKKVGLFYMYLSCSFIVIIPFLLFYLTEANKYRLKINNLN from the coding sequence ATGAACGGAAAAGAACCACTGTGGACAAAAAACTTTATGCTAATCTGCCTTACCAACCTGTTGCTTTTTGGCAGTTTTTACTTTTTGCTTCCCACTTTACCGGTGTTTATTGCTGAGGTTTTGAAAGGGGATGAAAGCAAAATAGGTCTGATTATCGGCGCATTATCCCTAACGGCTGTTTTGGTCCGTCCTCTGGCCGGTTTTTTACTGGATGCGGTAGGCAGAAAACAAGTGCTGTTTTTTGCCCTGATTAGTTTTGCGCTGGCTATGGGAGCGTATAACTTTGTAAACAGCCTGGTATTACTGTTTCTGCTCCGGGTGCTCCACGGCATCGCCTGGGGTTTTGCTTCCACAGGTGCGGGGACTATAGCCGCTGATGTTGTTCCCCCGGCCAGAAGGGGAGAGGGACTTGGATACTATGGCTTGTCGAATACATTGGCTATGGCCGTGGGGCCCAGCCTGGGTTTTTATATCCTAAACCATGCCGGTTTCAGCTCCTTGTTTATCGGCAGCTTTCTCATTGCTGTTTTGGCTTGGGTCAGCATGCTTGGCATCTCTTACCAGGTACCGACCGCTGGACGGGAAAGAAGAGGGATCAACCTGGAAAGTTTTGTAGAACCAAAAGTTTTTTCTGTTTCAGGTATTATGTTTTTTATTGCCGTCGTGTACGGGGGCATAATTTCCTTTATTACCTTGCTGGGGAAAGAAATAGGTATAGCGAACAGCGGCTCTTATTTTCTCATCTATGCGCTGGTGCTTTTATTTATCAGGCCCTATGCCGGCAATGCCTTTGATAAAAAGGGACCATTAAAGATCATGCCCCTTGGTTTTGCGGCTATTGCCCTATCCTTTGTGCTGCTTTTCCTGGCCCGAGGAATTCTGCTTTTTGCCCTGTCGGCCATAGCCATGGGGATAGGGTTTGGCATCGTGCAGCCTACCGCTATGGCGATGGCAATTAACAGCGTTGCCCCTTTACGCAGGGGTGCAGCCAACGGCACCATCTTAAGCGCCTTTGACCTTGGGATTGCTGTGGGGTCCTTTTTGCTGGGCGTTTTAGCTAAAAAAGTGGGATTATTTTATATGTACCTTTCCTGCAGCTTTATTGTGATTATCCCTTTTCTGCTGTTTTATCTTACAGAGGCCAACAAATACCGGCTTAAAATAAATAACCTCAACTAA
- a CDS encoding 2-oxoacid:acceptor oxidoreductase family protein, giving the protein MAKNSTLISGFGGQGVLLFGSILAEAGAALGKWVSFLPAYGPEARGGTAFCTTIISDTQIISPLIDNTDNLVALNNPAAERFLPKLKAGGTLLLNSSLVPNLPHTDGYHVYKLPASQLAEGIGSPRCLNMLCLGALLKVKNLAPLSLVKNVIRDMLGEERKDLIELNFKALELGYNYF; this is encoded by the coding sequence ATGGCTAAAAACTCAACTCTAATTTCAGGATTTGGGGGCCAAGGAGTTCTGCTCTTTGGTTCAATTTTGGCGGAAGCAGGAGCAGCTTTGGGAAAATGGGTCTCTTTCCTCCCGGCATACGGGCCGGAAGCCAGGGGAGGAACGGCATTTTGTACTACTATAATCAGCGACACACAAATTATCTCGCCTCTTATTGACAATACTGATAATCTGGTGGCATTAAATAATCCTGCTGCTGAACGGTTTCTACCAAAGTTAAAAGCAGGAGGCACGCTCCTGCTCAATTCATCCTTGGTTCCCAATCTACCACATACAGATGGGTACCATGTTTATAAATTGCCGGCCAGCCAGTTAGCCGAAGGCATTGGCAGCCCTCGTTGTCTTAATATGCTCTGCCTGGGGGCACTGCTAAAGGTAAAAAATTTGGCGCCCCTGTCGCTGGTTAAAAATGTTATACGGGATATGCTGGGTGAAGAAAGGAAAGATTTAATCGAGCTGAATTTTAAGGCTTTGGAATTAGGATACAACTACTTTTAG
- a CDS encoding autorepressor SdpR family transcription factor produces MSLQDTFKALSDNTRREILKLLREKDMTAGEIAGKFNITKPSISHHLNLLKQAGLVIDVRQGQNIYYSLNTSVVEEVLGWFLQLTKRRLDNE; encoded by the coding sequence ATGTCTTTACAGGATACTTTTAAAGCCCTGTCGGATAACACCCGCCGGGAAATTTTAAAGCTCTTGAGGGAAAAGGATATGACTGCAGGGGAAATTGCAGGGAAATTTAACATCACAAAGCCCAGCATTTCCCACCATCTCAACCTGCTCAAACAGGCGGGGCTGGTTATAGATGTACGCCAGGGGCAAAATATTTACTACTCGCTCAATACCAGCGTGGTTGAGGAAGTGTTGGGCTGGTTTTTACAGTTGACCAAGAGGAGGTTAGATAATGAATAA
- a CDS encoding (Fe-S)-binding protein, whose protein sequence is MFHQLPVVRDQLKKCVRCGQCRAVCPIFKEIGTETAAPRGHVFLVQKLRDKELIPSSKVADRANRCLLCESCSSECPSGIKVHEMVAAARDYLADYQSKPLKRFLLRSIWAHPERLNLFLRLAYGYQKFGLQSLAQKTGLVKLLAGELAQSEALLGNLPPKSALSFLGHHIPAQGTKKLKVGYFLGCATNHFSPEVALAAVKVLTRNGCEVIIPEGLKCCGLPNYANGDMDLAKTLARENIEAFSQAQVDFIITDCASCSSVLKGPLYKEWQDADMIEKAQAFQAKVLDLNIFLLEKITLNGSFAVLAPTIITYHDPCHLAKAQKVYAQPRQLLSMIPGVEIREMNNPDQCCGGAGTFSFFNYDLSMKILDRKMKSIKETGAQIIATSCPACTMQLRHGLKRHQLKGKVMHPVELLAQAYENRS, encoded by the coding sequence ATGTTTCACCAACTTCCGGTAGTTCGCGATCAGCTTAAAAAATGCGTGCGCTGCGGCCAGTGCCGCGCTGTCTGCCCTATCTTCAAGGAAATCGGTACCGAAACGGCAGCCCCCCGCGGCCATGTCTTTTTGGTGCAAAAGCTTAGGGATAAGGAACTGATACCTTCCTCCAAAGTGGCCGACAGGGCTAACCGCTGTCTCCTATGCGAATCCTGCAGCAGCGAGTGCCCCTCGGGCATCAAAGTCCATGAAATGGTGGCCGCGGCTCGGGATTACCTGGCTGACTACCAGTCCAAACCCCTTAAACGTTTTTTGCTGCGCTCCATCTGGGCCCATCCTGAACGCTTAAATTTGTTCCTGCGACTGGCCTACGGGTATCAGAAGTTCGGGTTGCAGTCCTTGGCCCAAAAAACGGGCCTGGTTAAACTGCTGGCAGGCGAATTGGCTCAGTCTGAAGCGCTTTTAGGCAACCTGCCGCCAAAAAGCGCTTTAAGTTTTCTTGGTCATCATATCCCCGCCCAGGGCACAAAAAAATTAAAGGTGGGCTATTTTTTAGGCTGCGCCACCAACCATTTCAGCCCAGAGGTTGCCCTAGCTGCTGTAAAAGTTTTGACCCGAAACGGCTGTGAGGTTATTATTCCTGAAGGGTTGAAATGCTGCGGCCTTCCGAATTATGCAAACGGCGATATGGATCTGGCTAAAACTCTGGCCCGAGAAAATATCGAAGCCTTTAGTCAGGCTCAAGTTGACTTCATCATCACAGATTGTGCCTCTTGCAGTTCGGTATTAAAAGGCCCTCTGTACAAAGAATGGCAGGACGCTGACATGATAGAAAAAGCGCAGGCTTTCCAGGCAAAGGTGCTGGATTTAAATATCTTTTTATTGGAAAAAATTACTCTTAATGGCAGCTTTGCCGTGCTTGCCCCTACAATCATAACCTATCACGATCCTTGTCACCTGGCTAAAGCTCAGAAGGTCTACGCTCAGCCACGGCAGCTTCTGAGCATGATCCCCGGCGTGGAAATACGTGAAATGAATAACCCCGACCAGTGCTGCGGGGGAGCAGGAACCTTCAGCTTTTTTAATTACGATTTATCTATGAAGATCCTGGACCGGAAAATGAAGTCCATTAAAGAAACTGGAGCCCAAATCATAGCCACCTCCTGCCCGGCCTGTACTATGCAGCTAAGACATGGGCTGAAAAGGCATCAGCTAAAGGGCAAAGTTATGCACCCGGTAGAACTCCTGGCCCAGGCTTACGAAAACCGTAGCTAA
- a CDS encoding 3-methyl-2-oxobutanoate dehydrogenase subunit VorB, with amino-acid sequence MQKKLLQGNVALAEAAVRAGCNCYFGYPITPQTEIMEYLAGRLPEVGGVFLQAESEIAAINMVYGAAGAGARVMTSSSGPGISLKAEGISYLAATELPCVIVNVMRAGPGLGGIQPSQADYLQATRSAGHGGYRCPVLAPSGAQEMADLTYLAFQLADQYRTPVFILADALVGQTKELVELPEFIKTLPAKPWATTGKTGRKRNVINSLYLDDNELENHNLQLLQKYEQIALSETRWEEQWCTDAQIIVVAFGFLARIAKEAVLLAREMGIKAGLFRPVTLWPFPAAALRQAVTSDRKVLVVEMNGGQMLEDVQLAVNKQVPVGFLGKVGGLPPEAREILGRIAKMAGEKIAQIS; translated from the coding sequence ATGCAAAAAAAACTTTTACAGGGAAATGTTGCTCTGGCAGAAGCTGCTGTAAGGGCCGGCTGCAATTGCTATTTTGGCTACCCCATTACACCTCAGACTGAAATTATGGAGTACCTGGCCGGGCGGCTGCCGGAGGTTGGGGGCGTGTTTTTGCAGGCAGAAAGTGAAATTGCTGCAATCAATATGGTCTATGGAGCTGCCGGAGCAGGGGCCAGAGTGATGACCTCCTCTTCCGGGCCCGGAATCAGCCTTAAGGCGGAAGGCATTTCTTATCTCGCGGCAACGGAGCTGCCCTGCGTAATTGTTAATGTGATGCGGGCCGGTCCTGGTCTGGGAGGTATTCAGCCTTCGCAAGCAGACTATCTCCAGGCTACAAGAAGTGCCGGCCACGGCGGTTACCGCTGTCCGGTATTGGCTCCTTCCGGTGCCCAGGAGATGGCTGATCTTACATACCTGGCCTTCCAATTAGCAGATCAATACCGGACTCCTGTCTTCATCCTGGCTGACGCTTTGGTAGGCCAAACCAAAGAACTTGTAGAACTTCCGGAATTCATTAAGACTTTGCCGGCAAAACCGTGGGCTACTACCGGAAAAACCGGGAGAAAAAGAAATGTAATCAACTCCCTGTATTTAGACGATAACGAATTGGAAAATCATAATCTCCAATTGCTCCAAAAATATGAGCAGATCGCATTAAGCGAAACACGTTGGGAAGAACAATGGTGTACAGATGCCCAAATAATTGTAGTTGCTTTCGGTTTTTTAGCCAGAATTGCCAAGGAAGCCGTACTTCTGGCCAGGGAAATGGGCATAAAAGCCGGCCTGTTCAGGCCGGTCACCCTCTGGCCCTTTCCTGCTGCAGCCCTCCGCCAGGCAGTTACTTCTGATAGAAAAGTACTTGTAGTGGAAATGAACGGTGGGCAGATGCTGGAAGATGTTCAACTGGCTGTAAACAAACAAGTTCCGGTAGGATTCCTGGGCAAAGTCGGCGGTTTGCCACCGGAAGCCAGGGAAATTTTAGGCCGGATAGCCAAGATGGCAGGTGAAAAAATTGCACAGATTAGCTGA